One window of the Cryptomeria japonica chromosome 7, Sugi_1.0, whole genome shotgun sequence genome contains the following:
- the LOC131046052 gene encoding protein NRT1/ PTR FAMILY 5.2-like, translating to MASDQLDLTQDGSVDVRGKPAVKAKTGGWRACYLIIGYEAVERMAFAGIWANLVVYLTKKLHEGTVSSSRNVTNWIGTLCLTPLLGAYVADTYLGRFRTFAVFSIIYIVGMAIMILAVTLKSLRPPECPSGEGCERATSLQIGIFYFALYLLAVGAGGTRPNISTFGADQFDDFDPKEKSQKASFFNWWILVLFGGSLFGQTFLVYVEDHIGWGVASGIIIAGLIVSYVVFMIGTPIYRYKAVSGSPLRRMAKVICRMIQNWEIQVPSDESTLHEVDSKEYLTQGRYPIAHTKLLRIFDKAAVQNNPSLKPCTVTDVEETKLIIRVLPIWATAIFPTTLLTQSITLFVKQATTLDRHMGPHFEIPAASIVAFLQISLLISLAIYDRFLVRIFRRFTGNPRGITILQRMGIGLILYTICMLVAMLTEMKRRDVIGRLGLEDNSSAIVPRTVFTLVPQYFIMGMAEAFLEVARMEFFYDQAPESMRSLGTALYLSSSAFGAFLSSVVLTIVSDLTGRHGHKSWVLNNVNASRFDYYFALLAGINFLNYFFFLFISSLYTYKRDTSEAFGNDSTNVAQIIAFGDQNSDGIESHI from the exons ATGGCTAGTGATCAACTAGATTTGACACAAGACGGCTCTGTAGATGTGAGGGGAAAACCAGCAGTTAAAGCGAAGACTGGAGGGTGGAGAGCTTGTTATCTCATCATTG GCTATGAAGCTGTGGAAAGAATGGCGTTTGCGGGCATTTGGGCAAATTTAGTTGTTTATCTCACAAAAAAATTGCACGAAGGCACCGTGTCATCATCTAGGAATGTCACAAATTGGATTGGCACTTTGTGCCTTACACCTTTACTTGGAGCATATGTTGCTGATACATACTTGGGGCGTTTTCGCACATTTGCAGTCTTTTCAATTATTTATATCGTG GGAATGGCGATAATGATTTTAGCAGTTACGTTGAAGTCTTTGAGGCCGCCAGAATGCCCATCAGGTGAAGGCTGCGAAAGGGCAACTTCTCTGCAGATTGGGATTTTCTACTTTGCTTTGTATCTGCTCGCTGTGGGCGCAGGAGGAACCAGACCCAATATCTCCACTTTTGGTGCAGATCAGTTTGATGATTTTGATCCAAAGGAAAAGTCGCAGAAGGCCTCGTTTTTCAATTGGTGGATTTTGGTTTTGTTCGGTGGTAGTCTTTTTGGACAAACATTTCTTGTGTATGTGGAAGATCATATTGGTTGGGGAGTGGCTTCTGGAATTATCATCGCAGGGCTTATAGTATCCTATGTGGTGTTTATGATAGGAACTCCAATTTACAGATACAAAGCTGTCTCAGGTAGCCCGTTGCGGCGAATGGCCAAAGTTATTTGCAGGATGATTCAGAACTGGGAAATACAGGTTCCTTCAGACGAATCGACTCTTCATGAAGTAGATTCAAAGGAGTATCTTACTCAAGGCCGATATCCTATCGCTCACACAAAACTTCTAAG AATTTTTGACAAAGCAGCAGTACAAAATAACCCAAGCTTGAAGCCGTGCACCGTGACAGACGTGGAGGAAACAAAGCTTATAATAAGAGTCCTCCCGATTTGGGCGACGGCCATTTTCCCCACTACACTGCTAACCCAGTCTATCACACTGTTTGTGAAGCAGGCCACCACACTGGACAGGCATATGGGTCCTCATTTTGAAATTCCAGCAGCTAGTATTGTAGCTTTTCTTCAAATATCCCTTCTTATATCCCTTGCAATCTATGATCGCTTCCTAGTCCGCATCTTCCGGAGATTCACAGGAAACCCACGAGGCATAACAATATTACAGAGAATGGGGATCGGTTTGATACTTTATACTATTTGCATGTTAGTAGCTATGTTAACAGAAATGAAAAGGCGAGATGTTATTGGAAGGCTTGGGCTTGAGGATAATAGTAGTGCTATTGTGCCTCGTACTGTATTTACTCTTGTCCCCCAGTACTTTATAATGGGAATGGCTGAAGCCTTTCTGGAAGTGGCGAGAATGGAATTCTTCTATGATCAAGCCCCGGAGAGTATGAGAAGTTTGGGAACTGCATTGTATCTGTCGTCATCAGCTTTCGGGGCATTCCTTAGCAGTGTTGTTTTAACCATTGTAAGTGACCTTACAGGGCGACATGGGCACAAAAGCTGGGTATTAAATAACGTGAATGCATCACGATTTGATTACTATTTTGCCCTCTTGGCTGGTATTAATTTTTTGAATTACTTTTTcttcttgtttatctcttccttGTATACATACAAAAGAGACACAAGTGAAGCTTTCGGAAATGATTCCACCAATGTCGCCCAAATAATTGCTTTTGGTGACCAGAACAGTGATGGCATTGAAAGCCATATTTAG